The following are from one region of the Planctomycetota bacterium genome:
- a CDS encoding tetratricopeptide repeat protein: protein MARKELIVVLILALLVILGATVRFLTAPIGAAASRSRPKLTRPAGSPGKGTAGGPERAPLWPPLNERTTPADPDALRLLEAGETLASESLFDAAIAAYTHFLESWPEGGPAEMALLRIAQCHTLAKRPKEAADGYELFLRRHPESPFRPLALLWGGESLLRIGQPELARLRLSEVVAKFPSSPFVESAKALLGALGPGPAAPKAKAP, encoded by the coding sequence ATGGCGAGGAAAGAGCTCATCGTCGTCCTGATCCTGGCGCTCCTGGTCATCCTGGGCGCCACGGTGCGGTTCCTCACCGCCCCGATCGGCGCCGCCGCCTCACGCTCCCGGCCCAAGCTCACGCGGCCGGCCGGCTCGCCCGGCAAAGGGACGGCAGGCGGGCCCGAGCGTGCGCCCCTATGGCCCCCGCTCAACGAGCGGACGACGCCGGCCGACCCCGACGCGCTCCGCCTGCTCGAGGCTGGGGAAACGCTCGCCAGCGAATCGCTCTTCGACGCCGCCATCGCCGCCTACACCCACTTCCTCGAGAGCTGGCCCGAGGGGGGCCCGGCCGAAATGGCCCTGCTGCGCATCGCCCAATGCCACACCCTGGCCAAACGCCCCAAGGAGGCGGCCGACGGCTACGAGCTGTTCCTGCGCCGCCACCCCGAGTCGCCCTTCCGCCCGCTCGCGCTGCTCTGGGGGGGCGAGAGCCTGCTGCGGATCGGCCAGCCGGAGCTCGCGCGCCTGCGGCTCTCCGAGGTCGTCGCCAAGTTCCCCTCCTCGCCCTTCGTCGAGAGCGCCAAGGCGCTGCTCGGCGCGCTCGGCCCCGGCCCCGCCGCGCCCAAGGCCAAAGCCCCCTGA